The window CTACTTTGCCTAGTCGGGTTGTCTTCCTTTTGTGCTCTTTGGAGACAGGCTAAAGCAAAAAATATGCAGATTTATATTATATTAGTGATAAAGAGTCAAATTACAAGTTGACCCATCTAATGATCAAAACATAAATCTCCATAAGTAGCTATTTCTTTAGCATAAACTCGCCAAAAAAGAGTAAAGAATTTGAGGGTATAATCGTCCTAAGAGAAAAATTGCAGAATTCAGTGGGAAGATGTTCAGGCACGGAGCACCGTTGCAGACTTGCAGTTGAAGAAATGCTCTCCTACTTAATAATATAAagcaataaattaataaaaataaaaaataaaaaataaaaaataaaaatctgagAGTTTGGAGCTGTGGACTACCACGTCATTCCTCCCCTGGATGTGGTGCAGATCATCCGCTTTTTTCTTGCTTCGTCAAATGTGTGGACTTGTGGGTCCTACCTTTGTGCTCTAAATCTAAGCCGTCTAAAATATTCACCACCTGAATTCCATAACTCTCAAGCAGATCCATTTGGCCTGCCTGCTTAATGCTTATTCTGCTGCATCTGATTCTAATCAAGCTCCATCGGTTAGGAGAGAATATGAAACCATTTTTCGGAACGATCGTTACACTATCATGCAGAGTTATTAATGCACTCATTTTATAACATATATCAAGTCTTTGCTAGATTAATTAATTCGGCTACTGCAACAATCATATTAtaacacataaattaataaCATTACGTGACAGTGTAATCGTCATAATAAGAATTTGTCGAAGAATATACTTAGCTCTCCCTATCATCAATTATGGTATTGATGTTGTCGTGCAACGCCCGTTTCTGTCGTTGTAGCCCACTCGCCCAAACTTCtgcccccaaaaaaaaaacccactcaACGAAAAAGCATCCCAATTATTGTGGTGATCTTGAGAAGGTTTTATTTCCAAGTGCAAACCAAGTTAACCACCACCTCAAGGATAATGCTCTCTATCccacttttctttgtttttgagaGATACTAGACCTACCTACAATCCTATTTCTTCACCCCACCTTATATTATCGCCcctcaaaaaaattaaaaaaattaaaaaaaaactctttctccACCCACCAATCTTCCTAAAACGACCTTAATATATTCTACTATTTTccagaaattgaaagaaataaacCGCAAAAATCACTCAGCCCAACTACCACCCAACCCCATACAACACAACGCAACTCGACGGCAACCCATTTCACCGTCCACCGTGAACCCACCCTCGAGCATCTTCTGTTTGTTGAGGGCCTTGACGCCACGTTTCGCGGGTGGTACACCTTCGCGAAAGCCCTGCACCCCAGCAGCCTCCCGACTCTGTAATTCTCGAACAGGTTTATCTCAGCGACGCCGGAGCCGTTGCCAATTCTTCCTCTTCGCATTCACTATTGATACTTCCTCCTTGCGCTTGTCACTGATATCGACGAAGCTCCAGTAAAGACAAAATACAGAGAATCTTGCATCTTGATGAAGGAGCGGCAATAGTAAAAGCAGCAGATCAAACATACCATTAAACATCACCTAGCCTACCATCCTCACTGTTACCACATCCAGCAAAAACATAAATCCCAAAATTAACATATCGGGTGACCAACAAGcatgaaaaaaatttagaaacaaaaaataaatcagatgggaaaaaaaaagaacaggAGGATAATAGTGTGAGGGAAAAGAGGATAAAAAGGAGCCGAGAGAGCAAAAGTAGTTCGTTAGAACAGTAAAAATCAAAGGTTGAACTTCGAACAACTGCTAGGTCCTTATATGTCATTTCATCAAGAGGTAAACTTgtaataaaatttttatttttatgtgggTGATAAAATGAGACACAGGAGTGGAGATATCGGcattcttgttttttcttttccttaagAAAGTCGGCACCTTTTCCATGAAATTTGACACTTTTGAGtgttttatttatataatttgtGCCCAAAGTTCCTTCTTTTGGGCAGAATTTGTGACCATCACAAGTATGGCATGGTAGTCTTTGCTTATTCTGGTACATCTTTCAGCCAAATATAGAAGATGGGTTTTGTCCCAAATTCCATTTATAGGTAAAAGATTGCATTTCTTGAGAAAAAAAGATTTCATTTTGGTGCACGTCTAGTTGTGTATAGAAGACGGGTTACGTTTAAATCACATTTTTTATGAAAAGATTGCATTTTATTTGGACTATGCGACATGAGAAGAACTTGCATGAAACACCACCAATAAAAGTTGCTCTCCTCGAACAGAATCTATCACCAACCCATGTTGTTAAATACCAAACCAGATTTGAGCccattattttaatttgttagttTTGACTATTTGGTAACTGTACGTATAGATCTcctatgaaatgcatgtgattttcTCCCAACTATGCAgggaagagagtgagagaatctgacagttagagagagaaacccCACTTATTTAAATCTGATTGATGAAGAAAGCTTGAACAAGTTTTGAATGGAGTAGAAATGGAGGAGGGTGGATCAGCTGGAAACTATCAGTGGAGTGGACTCAAAGTCAAGGTTGATTCATGGTTCAGCCAATTTCGCAATGGCTCGAATCCATGGATGGCCAGATATGTCTATGGATTCATGTTTTTGATAGCAAATCTTATGGCATGGGCTGTCCGGGATTACGGAAGCAGTGTGTTGACGGAGATGGAGAGTAAGATTTCCTTCTCTCCTCTACTCTACTTACTTATGAACACATTGCTATAGATTCGATAAACATGATTAGTATCTTAAACATGTGGGTTAATCAAAACATTATTAGTGCAGAATGTTTAAAACCCTTTGGCTGTGAGTGCAGGATTAAAAGGATGTCATGGTGTGAAGGATTGTTTGGGTGCAGAAGGAGTCCTACGTGTGAGCTTGGGTTGCTTTGTAtcctttttttctgttttgttctGCGTGGCTCGGTTTGAACTGGACTATTTCAATTGATGAGACGAGGTTTATCACTCTTTCATATGATTTTTCTAGTTGTCTACGTGTGGATCAAAGTAAAGTAAAACCTTAATACTTCATCAGTTGTTCTATTTCACAATGTTCCTTTCGACTATTGGCACATCAAAGTTGAACGAGCCCAGAGATTTGTGGCAATCCGGATGGTGGTCTGCCAAGATTGTCATGTGGGTTTCCTTCATCATCATTCCCTTTGTGCTTCCTGCTAAAATCATTCAGCTATATGGTTAGTGTAATGTCAGCCAAATAAACCAAAACCGTTTTTTGTTATTCATCTTTTAAATTGCATTTTCATTTTGAAactacccaatttcgtccaccTGATACAATCTTTTTGCAGGAGAGATTGCTCATTTTGGTGCCGGGTATGATTCGATGTTGTTACATTTATTCCCTATGCACTTTCTTTTCACCTTTCGAAATGTGTTTCTTGGGTATTCTTTTAACAAGTTCTGGTATTGTTCTATCAGGGTTTTTCTCTTGATTCAGCTAATAAGCATAATCAGTTTCATTAAGTGGCTGAACGATTGGTGTCAGTCTACCAAATCAGAAAGATGGTAAGACTTTGTTTAAACTAAATCGGATCTCCATTTTTCGCAGACATTAGAAACAAATTCAATGTAGCTACTAGCCATATCGTTACTTGGAATTTTGGGCtaatttaaatttaggttttcaCTGCAGCCGGATTTATGTGACGTTACTTGCAATTACTGCACATGTTGTATGCTTAGTGGGGATCATATTGATGTACATATGGTATGCACCAGAACCAACTTGCCTCCTCAACATTTTCTTCATTACCTGGACATTAGTACTACTGCAACTCATGACCAGTGTCTCTCTCCACCCGAATGTAAGTTCCGCTAATCACCCTGCCTTCGGGTTTTCAACCTTGTTTTAATGTGGTTTTGCTGGCTAATTTCCACCCGGAACAGGTGAATGCCGGCATCTTGACTCCGGGTCTCATGGGGCTCTATATAGTATTCATCTGCTGGTTTGCTATTAGAAGGTACAGTTTTAAGTTTTGCTAGTGCAATTTGAGATTTCACAGATGTTATATGGCATTGCTGCATAATCTTTCAATATCTACAATCACGCACAGAGTTGATCACCACCTTGTGACTGGTTATATTTGTGAATTCCGTTGATACATAATTGTTGCTTTCGAGTGCAGTGAACCAGCGGGGACAAGTTGCAACAAGAAGGCAGAGGATTCAACCAAAACAGATTGGCTCACCATCATAGTGATACTCTACTCTTAATATTGCTCACAGATGTTTCTTTTCTCCTACACAAAATTGTGACAATGACTTATTTGTTGACAGAGCTTTGTTATAGCCGTGCTTGCAATGGTTATCGCGACATTCTCAACCGGCATAGATTCCAAATGCTTTAAGGTTTGCTCCACCGTCTGAATAACTTTTAATCGATCACCTTATATTTCATTTAGAATGTGTCTGACAACATCTGCAGTTCAGGAACGACGAGACTGAATCTGAGGATGATGTTCCATATGGTTATGGATTCTTCCATTTTGTTTTTGCCACGGGAGCAATGTACTTTGCAATGCTGCTGATTGGTTGGAATACTCATCAGTCCATGAAAAAGTATTTTTCGCCACCTTTGTGAATTAAAATTGAGCCCCTTTCGTTCTTGCTTGCTCAACAAGTTTCTTCATTCTGCAGGTTTACACTTGATGTGGGATGGGCCAGCACTTGGGTGAGGATTGTGAACGAGTGGATCGCCGTCTGCGTGTATTGTGAGTATAGAACACAAAACGaaatcgattgagttacaaattGATGACAGGATTCTGCATTTGAGTTTTTCTGGATTTCAATTGAGACGAAACTTTTACGTTTTGCAGTATGGATGCTGGTGGCTCCAATCATATGGAAGAGCAGACAAACGGCGGAATCCGCTTAAGTTGAACAAGTTTATTTCTACATCTTGCCCCATTCATCGGTTGTACATATGGGAGTGTCCAAGCATCAGCCTCGAGGATCAAAACTTGGCACACACTCGAGAAGAACCTCCTCAGGCCGCCATGGGCAGCAGTGCTGCCGGCACTTTACACCAATGAACTGACTGCAACTTCCAATTCCTACTGTGTGAAGATTAAggagggaaagaaaaatacatacaAGTTACCCTGTACTTAAAAGCATTTTATGTCCTCCTATCCAAAATACCATGTAGTGTTGTGAATTCATAACACTTTCTTCTCCATATGTAGTGTGAGCAAATATGGTTTAGAATAATCTTAGCATATTATTATTTGTTAcaatattgaaaaagaaaatataatttgGGTCCTCGAAAGAGTTTCTTTATCTTTTTGAGGTCCGTGATTGGTTGTTGAAATGTTTGACGCATATTCCGGCGGTTTATAGTTATAGAGAGGAAATTAGGATTAGAGTGCAAAAAGAGACACCATGTGTAAACCAATTTGACTACACCTAAGCTCACGATGTCTATCAAGATCACATGCCCAACAAGAACGCATTGGAGTAGGCTATATTTGCTCTTCACGAATTGACCCCAAGAGGTCGTTTGTTATGTTCAATACTATAGCAAATTGCCAATTGGTTCTTTTGCAGTTGAGGACTTATTTAGCTACTCTAACTTCTGGCCCTGGGCACGGGTACCCCGCCAACGTAACATTCTGTgctaataataaaattttgaattcctCTCCACATTTACATTGATACAAAACATCACGGtagtaaaaatgtttttttagtttttatacgAAGGTTAGCATGTTAATTAAGCAGCGATAATTACCGAGTAATTTACAGAAAAACCAAATAATATTGTCCGCCTAAATTTGACGTTTCTTGGAAGCCAAGAAACCAAAAGAAATACCCGAAGCTGCAACGTTACTGAAAACAGAGAACCAAAGGCAAAACCGTAAAATAACGTATCGGAAAATAATCTCCCCACTCGATCGACGATCGTACGTACAAACTGCATTCACTGTAAAATCATTGTTACTGTTCCACCAACTACCTTAGACTCAATGAGCTCACAGCATAACAATGGGATGCAACATCATACAACAAAGTAggcaatgaaaattaaaaagtaataaAGAAACACCTTGGCTAGAAAAAAGAAGATACCTAGGGTCCCCATTGAAGCAAACTCTACAACTTAATTCCCCTCTTAactatactctctctctctctctctctctctcttacaaacaacaaacaaattgTACATGACGGGAAGGTCGACCTTTTGACTTGTGACCCCCGGTGATGATCCAATAGAACAATCTCGCATTAGGCTGCATCGGATAACTCAAAAACTACCGAGATAGAAACCAAAACTTTCCATCCAGCAATTTGACGGGCAGCGGGAGCAGCAAGACGATGCTTACCCTAAATGGGATTAGAGACATCTTATGTTTTTTCATCTACCCAAATGGATTTCCTCCCGTCGAAGAGAAAGGATTTGGGGTAGCGGGCGCTGAGAATCTACCCGCCAGCTGTTGATCCATATTTAATGAACCAAAAGAAGCCCCATCGGTGCCAAAGCCTCCTGCCCCTTGATACCTACAAGCAGGAAAAATAGGTTAGGGAAATCACAATTAACAAATAATCTcatcaaaatatataaattactCTAAAATCTTCACAAgcgtatttatttttttggggacTCAACATATGCAGAATTTATATTCAGAAAAGCAAGAAAGTCTTATGTTCCAATCGGGAATATAACACCCTGCATTTGTGAAACTATGAGGACAGCTAGTAAAGTAGAAGAACCAGAAAAACTTAGAGGAACTACTAATTTTAGatggtaaataaaaaaaaaactcaaacttATGGTTACCCGGAAGGTGGGATGCTACTCGGAACTTGTTGCACCATGTAGGCCCCTGAGATTATCAAACCACAATTAGGCACTCATTTCTAATAAagaaaggggtgtgctatccacacactcttttttacttctcacacacccttctaattttcggccgtcagattggatgaattgaagaagatcaatggatggaaaataacaagatgtgtgtgagaagtaaaaagaggtgtgtggatagcaaaCCACTAAAGAAAGATGAATCAGAAACTTCTTTCACTATTTACTAgatgaaaaaaaaggggaaaaagcaGCAATATATTACTTGGTGGCATCTGTGATGCAAATTGTGGTGGCTGAGGAGGCACTTGTGATGCAAATTGTGGTGGCTGTGGAGGGACTTGTGATGCATACTGTGGTGCTTGGAGAGGCACTTGTGATGCATATTGTGGTGCTTGGGGAGGCACCGCTGATGAATATGGTGATGATTGGAGGGGCATCCATGCTGACGAGGGAGCACCAAGGCTGGACGTGCGCATTAAACCCAATGGGGATAAAGGCTGGGCATTTGGTAGGGGAGCTTGCAAGGAAGGAAACTGCATCAACAGAAAACACATCAAAGAAGCTCAAATAGATGCATCAATTGATGAGATATCAAGAACATATACAGCTAAAAACAAATGCGTGGGTCCTGATTCCAACTAATAAAGCATGTTTTCTGGTGAGTCATTGATTTGAGCAAACTAAAAGTCAATCTATCTAAACAACCACGGGATGTAAAACTCGTTCTGTTACGGATAAGAATAAGGAATGAGGATTCAAGATTTCAAACTCTTCCAGTACTATATATAGACAACCACAAGATTTATGTGGTTAAAGAATTGGCCAATAATGTACATCAAACTAACACAAGCAAGCGATTCCAGCCACCTTtaagtttgtaaatttattgAAATAAAGTATTTCCTCACTCTTGAATTTAATAGTGATACAACCTTCCTGTTCTAGTTCTACTTCTTACTCAAACTTCCCTTTCCAAGTCTACTCAATCTTCTAACGGATTGATAAACCATACGAAATTCATAAGTTCAGCAAACATGCATGTCATCATATATTCTTTTACAGATATGTCAAATGACAATATAAAATACCACCAAAAAGGTAGAGGTGCATTAATTAGGATAACTTAAGATGAATTGAAATCACATACCGCTGATGCTTGTATTTGTGGTTCACGTTTTACATCAAATGGGTTTGCTGACTTTGAAGACTGCTGATAATTGAGCATGGGCTATAAACAGAGATTCAAATACAAGTTTAAGAAATGGTTTATACCAATCATTTTGTGAAGATAACCAACTCATTATCTTTAAAATGTCGAATTGAGAGACAATACCACTGCAGTGTTATATGGCATAGGAAACCCCATACCACGTGGACCAGTTTGCCATCCAGGAACTGGTGCAGGAAAGGATGGATAGTTCATTGCAAAAATATCCTGCAATCAATTCAGATTTAATCAAATACATGTGTACATACATATCTAATCGATATTTCACTTTTGGTCCCTAAAGTTTAGGTTACTGCACTTTGGTCCCTGTAGGGTAACCTCAACAAATTTACCCTTATACTTTGCAACATTTTCAATGCGACCAAATTTTCACTTTTGTCACATGGTTgatggaaaattgaaaattttctataGGTAAAGAAGTTTACAATTCGGAAAGTCTCAATTCCACATTTGTTGCATTGGTCACACTGATATTCGATTTTGGAGAAATTAATGCAAAAATTCACATTTTCTCTGTGTGACAAAATGTAAACCAAAAATGCTAGCAACTACAGAGTAAACTAGTTTAAATTAGAACAAGGGTTAAAGAGGGCTTAAACTACAGGACCAAAAAGTACATCTAGCTTATATATTATGATGATGCCAGCAAAGCCAACAAAAAGTATAATTACCGCAGGAAGTTCTCTTCTTCCAGTAGATTTTGCATCCCCAGCTGACGACTGTGATGCAATAGTCGAAGTTCCATCGACAGAAGGCATGTATTGTTGTGCAGCAGGTTGAATACCAGTAACAGGGTATAATGAAGGTTGATGATGCTGCATGGTAGGCCATTGGCCAGAAGCAGCATCTTTCAAATGGAAATTACCACCATTTACTGGGAATGCTTGAGATCCAGGGGCAGGAACCGGAGCACCAACAGGGGGAAATGTTGACAAGCTGCTTACTGGTGCAACTGTGGGAGCACCAATATTACCTGCAGTCCCAGAAGTATAACTAGGGACAGGTGCTGAAACTGATAATTGTGATAGTAGAGATTCTAATGAATTCACATTCCCAGGAGCTTGAGGTACTGTTACTGCTGGAGCAACATCAAAAGAGGCCCAATTGTTGTCATTGGTTAAATTTGCTGGCTGTGATAAGGATTGAGCTACAGTAGGTTGTTGCGCTTGAGGAACTGCAGCAGCTGGAGTAGGTTCAATATCAGCatcaaaatcaattaaacttcCAGAAGTCTCCGGCTTCACTTCCACTGGGTTCCCATTAGAGGAGGCCAAGCTGCTGGACGACACACTTCtctgaaattatttaaaaaggaGTATAAAAGCAACTCTACTATATTATTTTGGGAATGataataaaaagacaaaattaccaaaCAAATACACTATTCGATCATCTTCTATGTAACATGACTAACACAGATATCACTATGGGAAAGTGTGAAGCATTACGGTAAGCTGACATGAAGCCATGCTAAGTCAAGCAAGCAAAAAATgcaaacattaaaaaatagTAGAAATAGAGCATCTATACTTGTTCAGACAAACTTATGAGAATAATGAGCAGCAATTAAACTCAAAAGTAACTAAACATAACGCAAACCAGCAATGTATTAGATCAAGCCAATTTAATCATAAAATGAACTGAATAATCAGACAAGAAAATACTCCTGCAGATTTTTTACCACTAATGTTCGGAAATACAGATGAAAATTGCAGACATGCGGGGGATCACAATCACATTGATTGTGACTAAATATGTATACACAGGCACTAGCAGCTCTTTTACATATAACGGCTGAAACATTATATTGGTCTCACATGTAAATGAAAACAGTGTAATAGAGGAATATGCATTAAAAAACCATCAAGTGTTTCAATCACAAAATGAATACTTTGGGAAGATCATATTTTAACACCAAGATGATTCAGATGAGAAGCATCATCACCTGTGCATGCACAGAGCTATCAGTAGCTCTAGCACTGTTAGCTTTTGGAGGTTCAATTATACGGAGAGGTATTGTGTTCTCCCCCAAAATC of the Pyrus communis chromosome 1, drPyrComm1.1, whole genome shotgun sequence genome contains:
- the LOC137746231 gene encoding uncharacterized protein isoform X1 — protein: MEEGGSAGNYQWSGLKVKVDSWFSQFRNGSNPWMARYVYGFMFLIANLMAWAVRDYGSSVLTEMERLKGCHGVKDCLGAEGVLRVSLGCFLFYFTMFLSTIGTSKLNEPRDLWQSGWWSAKIVMWVSFIIIPFVLPAKIIQLYGEIAHFGAGYDSMVFLLIQLISIISFIKWLNDWCQSTKSERCRIYVTLLAITAHVVCLVGIILMYIWYAPEPTCLLNIFFITWTLVLLQLMTSVSLHPNVNAGILTPGLMGLYIVFICWFAIRSEPAGTSCNKKAEDSTKTDWLTIISFVIAVLAMVIATFSTGIDSKCFKFRNDETESEDDVPYGYGFFHFVFATGAMYFAMLLIGWNTHQSMKKFTLDVGWASTWVRIVNEWIAVCVYLWMLVAPIIWKSRQTAESA
- the LOC137741397 gene encoding probable ADP-ribosylation factor GTPase-activating protein AGD14; the encoded protein is MASRKEEEKNERIIRGLLKLPENRKCINCNSLGPQYVCTNFWTFVCTNCSGIHREFTHRVKSVSMAKFTSQEVNALQEGGNQRAREIYHKELDPQRNSFPDSSNVERLRDFIKHVYVDRRYTGERNLDKPPKGKMGEKEDSYDNRRVDSYQGGSRSPPYEDKYDRRFSDRSSPGGRSYDGQRSPGYDQESRQSGDYRRSPGRPEIVNDWRREDRFGNGSRNDDRRISDGDSKVEGKSPERPRDLNSSSPPIVRPVREILGENTIPLRIIEPPKANSARATDSSVHAQRSVSSSSLASSNGNPVEVKPETSGSLIDFDADIEPTPAAAVPQAQQPTVAQSLSQPANLTNDNNWASFDVAPAVTVPQAPGNVNSLESLLSQLSVSAPVPSYTSGTAGNIGAPTVAPVSSLSTFPPVGAPVPAPGSQAFPVNGGNFHLKDAASGQWPTMQHHQPSLYPVTGIQPAAQQYMPSVDGTSTIASQSSAGDAKSTGRRELPADIFAMNYPSFPAPVPGWQTGPRGMGFPMPYNTAVPMLNYQQSSKSANPFDVKREPQIQASAFPSLQAPLPNAQPLSPLGLMRTSSLGAPSSAWMPLQSSPYSSAVPPQAPQYASQVPLQAPQYASQVPPQPPQFASQVPPQPPQFASQMPPRAYMVQQVPSSIPPSGYQGAGGFGTDGASFGSLNMDQQLAGRFSAPATPNPFSSTGGNPFG
- the LOC137746231 gene encoding uncharacterized protein isoform X2, which produces MEEGGSAGNYQWSGLKVKVDSWFSQFRNGSNPWMARYVYGFMFLIANLMAWAVRDYGSSVLTEMERLKGCHGVKDCLGAEGVLRVSLGCFLFYFTMFLSTIGTSKLNEPRDLWQSGWWSAKIVMWVSFIIIPFVLPAKIIQLYGEIAHFGAGVFLLIQLISIISFIKWLNDWCQSTKSERCRIYVTLLAITAHVVCLVGIILMYIWYAPEPTCLLNIFFITWTLVLLQLMTSVSLHPNVNAGILTPGLMGLYIVFICWFAIRSEPAGTSCNKKAEDSTKTDWLTIISFVIAVLAMVIATFSTGIDSKCFKFRNDETESEDDVPYGYGFFHFVFATGAMYFAMLLIGWNTHQSMKKFTLDVGWASTWVRIVNEWIAVCVYLWMLVAPIIWKSRQTAESA